In Trichocoleus desertorum NBK24, the following are encoded in one genomic region:
- the lepA gene encoding translation elongation factor 4 yields the protein MTDVPVSRIRNFSIIAHIDHGKSTLADRLLQTTGTVSDRDMKAQFLDSMDLERERGITIKLQAARMNYKARDGEQYVLNLIDTPGHVDFSYEVSRSLAACEGALLVVDASQGVEAQTLANVYLALEHNLEIIPVLNKIDLPGADPERVKQEIEEVVGLDCSGAILASAKEGLGIDEILESIVHLVPPPKDTINDRLRALIFDSYYDSYRGVIVYFRVMDGTVKKGDRIRLMASKKEYQIDELGVLSPTQVQVDELHAGEVGYLAAAIKAVEDARVGDTITQANASATEPLPGYTEAKPMVFCGMFPVDADQYEDLREALEKLKLNDAALYYEPETSSAMGFGFRCGFLGLLHMEIVQERLEREYNLNLIITAPSVIYRVTTIKGEVTLVDNPSRLPGPQEREKIEEPYVQVDMITPEEYVGTLMELSQTRRGVFKDMKYLTKGRTTLIYELPLAEVVTDFFDQMKSRSRGYASMEYHLIEYQENPLVRLDIMINGDPVDSLATIVHRDKAYGVGRVLVEKLKELIPRHQFKIPLQAAIGSKVIASESIPALRKDVLAKCYGGDISRKKKLLQKQAKGKKRMKAIGTVDVPQEAFMAVLRLDQP from the coding sequence ATGACCGACGTGCCTGTTTCTCGCATTCGTAATTTTTCGATCATTGCCCATATTGACCACGGAAAATCTACCCTCGCGGATCGCCTGCTACAAACAACTGGCACTGTTAGTGATCGGGATATGAAGGCCCAGTTTCTCGACAGTATGGATCTAGAGCGCGAGCGTGGAATTACCATTAAGCTCCAGGCAGCGCGGATGAACTACAAAGCCCGCGATGGTGAGCAGTACGTCCTTAACTTGATTGATACGCCGGGGCACGTAGATTTTTCTTACGAGGTGTCGCGATCGCTCGCAGCTTGTGAAGGTGCGTTATTAGTGGTGGATGCCTCGCAGGGCGTAGAAGCGCAAACCCTAGCCAACGTCTACTTAGCTTTAGAACATAATCTAGAAATTATTCCAGTCCTAAACAAAATCGATTTGCCTGGTGCTGACCCTGAGCGAGTCAAGCAGGAAATTGAAGAAGTCGTAGGGCTTGACTGTAGTGGGGCAATTTTGGCCTCGGCTAAGGAAGGTCTGGGCATTGATGAAATTTTGGAGTCGATCGTACATTTGGTGCCACCGCCGAAAGACACCATTAATGATCGCTTGCGAGCTTTGATTTTTGATAGTTACTACGATAGCTATCGGGGTGTGATCGTTTATTTCCGGGTCATGGATGGCACGGTGAAAAAAGGCGATCGCATCCGGCTGATGGCTTCAAAAAAAGAGTACCAAATCGATGAACTAGGCGTACTCTCTCCCACCCAAGTCCAAGTCGATGAGTTGCACGCTGGAGAGGTTGGCTACCTGGCAGCGGCGATCAAAGCGGTCGAAGATGCGCGGGTCGGGGACACGATTACTCAAGCCAACGCCTCGGCAACGGAGCCTCTCCCTGGCTACACAGAAGCTAAGCCGATGGTGTTTTGTGGCATGTTCCCGGTAGACGCAGACCAGTACGAAGATTTGCGGGAAGCGCTAGAAAAACTCAAGCTCAATGACGCGGCGCTTTATTATGAGCCGGAAACCTCTAGCGCTATGGGGTTTGGGTTTCGTTGTGGCTTCCTTGGCTTGTTGCACATGGAAATTGTGCAAGAACGCTTGGAACGGGAATACAACCTGAACTTGATTATTACGGCTCCCTCGGTAATCTACCGGGTCACGACGATTAAAGGTGAAGTGACTCTCGTGGATAATCCGAGTCGTTTACCAGGGCCACAAGAGCGCGAAAAAATTGAGGAGCCTTACGTCCAAGTAGATATGATCACGCCGGAAGAGTACGTCGGCACTCTGATGGAGTTGAGTCAGACGCGACGGGGGGTATTCAAAGACATGAAATACCTCACTAAAGGCCGTACGACGCTGATTTATGAGTTGCCTTTGGCTGAGGTGGTGACTGACTTCTTTGATCAGATGAAGTCGCGATCGCGTGGTTACGCCAGCATGGAATACCACCTAATTGAATATCAAGAAAATCCGCTGGTGCGCCTAGACATCATGATTAACGGCGATCCAGTAGACTCATTGGCTACGATTGTCCACCGTGACAAAGCTTACGGAGTCGGGCGCGTGTTAGTAGAAAAGCTTAAAGAGCTGATCCCTCGGCATCAGTTCAAGATTCCTCTACAGGCGGCCATTGGTTCAAAAGTCATCGCGAGTGAAAGCATCCCTGCATTACGTAAGGACGTATTGGCGAAATGCTATGGCGGCGATATTAGCCGGAAGAAGAAACTGCTACAAAAGCAAGCCAAGGGTAAAAAGCGCATGAAGGCTATTGGTACTGTAGATGTACCCCAAGAAGCGTTTATGGCTGTTTTGCGCCTCGACCAGCCCTAA